The Neodiprion pinetum isolate iyNeoPine1 chromosome 5, iyNeoPine1.2, whole genome shotgun sequence genome segment CTCTTTGTTCATCTGTTAAATTTCCGTAATCCCGGATCGGTGTCATCAGATTTTCACATATAGGATAAGCAGAATCTCCGAGTATATGAAAATCTGGGCCCATTGATAGCACGGTAGGGCGAATAAATGACAAAGTAAATACTCTCGCGTCATGAATTTTTCCTGGTATTCCAGTAAACACATCAAGGAACTTCTTCTTCGCATCGCATATTCCTTGCAAAGTCAATGCCGTTGTATCGTGACGATTAACGTAGGTCGACTTAATTTTATGTGCGGGTGTACGGATGTTTATAAACGTACCATCAATGCATCCGCATACTCCTGGATATCCTGCAATCtgaaatttatatgtattgtgAAACTCGTTCTCGTTGCTGCCCCTAATTATACCTGGGTGAAAATATTCCCTAGaatctggaaaaaattttccagaatATTTTAGACCAATGTAGAGGAGATGTGTTTTAACATGTTAGTCAAATATTCGCTACCTTACCTCCTCAAATTCCTCACAAATGTCTTGTTTCTCCTGCAAGGTACGAGGATATCTGATAACCAGTGGACCCAATTCATCTGTTAAATAAGTCGTTACACTTTCTATCATTGCGTGCGCTGTTGACAAACTCAAACCAAAGAGTTGAGCTACAATGCGGTAAACAGATTTGTTACCTGCAAACCTATTaagtcaaaaaaattaataagtcatcgcaaaacaaaaaacaaagtatCATTAATTATCACTCACCATAAATAACATAGAACGTACTCTTCAGCAGTTTTTATTCTCACACCACCGAAAGGTGGTCCTTTGGGATAATGTTCGCTCTGTTCGAATAAAGCTATTAAATAATTGCAAGTTTCTCGCGACACTCTGAAATGACTTTTGAactgtaaaaaagaaaacaattgtAGTTCAAGCATCCAACTTCCTTGGAATTCAATAGttcaataaataaagataTTGTGAGGTTATGTACGTACTTGTTTATCGTTATAGTGGTTAACAACGTCAGCGATGTAATTTTGGATGCGCGGAATTTTTCGTCTTCTATTGGCGATATTCcgcaataataaaatatcttcttCATCATCGGAATTCTCTGACGAAAATAACTCCTCGATTATTCGCACTTCATGAACTGGCTCTGCCATACTTGTTTTGCTCGAACCGCTCTGACCCCTGCTTTCCGAGCAGATTTTTGTTCATAGACCAATCAAAATTTAGTATTTCAACCGTCACTCGAACATGCGGTCGCTACACTCAACCTGCTCGGTTTTCACTCGAACACAAAACTCGCTCCTGGAGTGCTCTGAGAGCGTTCACTCGAAAACGCTATCACTCTGCATTTTATTAGCTGACAATGAGAGGAAACGTGTCGGCCAATCAGCTTGTAGAGCAAGAGAGACAGGTTGGACATGATCGAGCAGGCTGTGACGTCGGAACGGTACCTGGTGGAAATTTCCAGATGTTAGACACCGGAATCGTTCACACAGCTACAGTtagactcacatcagtagtgtgggtcaccaattaccgataaagtattgaaatacaccggacaacggGCATTCTGTCGCTCTAATCGAACGAACCGAGGAAGGAGTAATTAttggataaaagatttaattaattggcTTACTTTTTGAGAATACTCTGGATATAATGACTTGCAGCGTAGATTGGTGAGAGGATTTAACGGAATGactgattttaatatatttggatactttgattaacttggatttattttataaatccaATATTTCCAGTCACAAAAACGGAGTTACATAGTGTAAGATCTTAAATTAATATGACAAAATGGAGCTGAAAGCTCGCTGGACTTTTGGGTAGAGTaacgttgtatgaaaagtttaaatgcaaaaggcaaaaggattttaccgcgagactgTACCGGAACAAGATGACGAATCTGGTGGTAGAAACCAAGAGGACGATCCGATGATCGGTCGCCGTTTTTATAGGTGTCGATCGTTGCGCAGAACGATCCTCTTCTTTAGATTTTGTCAACTTTTGCGCACCTCCCCCTTTTTCTAGGAA includes the following:
- the LOC124218994 gene encoding putative nuclease HARBI1 isoform X2 — encoded protein: MAEPVHEVRIIEELFSSENSDDEEDILLLRNIANRRRKIPRIQNYIADVVNHYNDKQFKSHFRVSRETCNYLIALFEQSEHYPKGPPFGGVRIKTAEEFAGNKSVYRIVAQLFGLSLSTAHAMIESVTTYLTDELGPLVIRYPRTLQEKQDICEEFEEIAGYPGVCGCIDGTFINIRTPAHKIKSTYVNRHDTTALTLQGICDAKKKFLDVFTGIPGKIHDARVFTLSFIRPTVLSMGPDFHILGDSAYPICENLMTPIRDYGNLTDEQREYNRRFCSTRVLIENAFGLLKQRFRQLIRTDMWGVLKTSKFILSCCVMHNLCIERNDFLDGIEHYMAEPEPEAEFIINDEARRLGVLKRNFLSRQFM
- the LOC124218994 gene encoding putative nuclease HARBI1 isoform X1, with the translated sequence MAEPVHEVRIIEELFSSENSDDEEDILLLRNIANRRRKIPRIQNYIADVVNHYNDKQFKSHFRVSRETCNYLIALFEQSEHYPKGPPFGGVRIKTAEEYVLCYLWFAGNKSVYRIVAQLFGLSLSTAHAMIESVTTYLTDELGPLVIRYPRTLQEKQDICEEFEEIAGYPGVCGCIDGTFINIRTPAHKIKSTYVNRHDTTALTLQGICDAKKKFLDVFTGIPGKIHDARVFTLSFIRPTVLSMGPDFHILGDSAYPICENLMTPIRDYGNLTDEQREYNRRFCSTRVLIENAFGLLKQRFRQLIRTDMWGVLKTSKFILSCCVMHNLCIERNDFLDGIEHYMAEPEPEAEFIINDEARRLGVLKRNFLSRQFM